CCTTACACGTGACGGGTGCTGCAACAGACAAGAAATatgtcaaccttggaacgGGTCATAACTTACCAAGACAATGACTTGGAATACTGGCTGATCAGCCATTGTTTCACTTGTCTCATCCATCATGGATATGTGAGACACGAACGATAAGCTAGACTTGTTACAGCCCAAGAGCAAGTGAAGCTGTCCGAGCGCGCCTAATCCCAAATAGTAGGCGGGTCTCAACGACAGATTGTTTCACAAAGATTCGAATGGATTggctgatggccagactgcGAGATATGAGAGGCGGCTAGTAAAGGCTGGGGAAACAAAGAAATTACGTCGCGACACGATAGTGGCGCACAGGGGTTGCGATTCGGACTGCTCCAAGATATGGTTCAGAACCAAAGGCCCTCTGCATATCAAGTGTCATACACAGAGCAGGCCAGTATCTAGCAAGTAAAGTTGTTGTTCCTCGACAGTGAAGAGAGATAGAGACAGGCGCGAAGCCACAAAAATCCGGAGGCCGGGTCGGCAGAGAGCAGATAAGAGAACTCCTATTTTGTGGGGTCGATGTTTCCCCGGCTCGTATCACAATGGGGCGCGCCTGCGTATGACACTACTGCAAGCAATCTGAAGTGCCGATTGGAGGCGATTTGTatcaagagagaagagaggtTTGATCGGAGACACGGGGAGGACACCTGGAGTGGACCAGGGTGGACTCTAGTGGGGTATGATCTCAACGGAGCCACGGATACGGAATGAAGATCTGGGGACTAGTGAGATATCAGATCGAGCCCTGGAGGGAGATTTAATCTATTCGGTGTGGCATCAGATCTTGGACGTTGCCAAGTTGATCGCCGATGACGTCCACACTACGATCTCGCCTTCAAAGGATTTCAAAGGAGTACCATGATCCAAATCACAATAGACAACAGATTCAGATGTTCCAAAATAGTGAAACAGGCGTGTTTTCATAATCGAATCTGTCAACTTCGGAAGGTTTGCAATTGATCAGTCTATGACCTATTAATAGATCTGCCAATCGATTTTCAAATAGATGTACACGCATTTAACACAAAGAGGGTATGaggtcaaaaaaaaaagggcgaCGGGAGCAAAACGATTGTGCCCTTCCACAAGAAATCCATTGAATGACTTCCCAAGGGTAAGGGTCAATAAGGACACAAAGTCTATACCAACCCAGACAGAAAGGATCTCACAAAAACCAAGAATCTGCCTTCACCAACTGCTATAACGCCTTCCGTGAGCCCGCTAAATAAAACGACAGAGAAATAATCAGATAAAGCCTCTCATGCGCCACGAGGtatgttcaaaagcaaaggggggaATAGATGTTGCATCAAGACCTATTGTTGGCCTCTGAGTTGTGTTCATTCAGATCTCTCCCCGCCACGGTTTGGTAACTTGGTAAAATTTGACCATCAGAATCCATGGAGTCATTTGATGAAGAGTTGGGGTCCTCAGAAGCCCTGAAACTAGGTGGACATTCAGAGGCATCGCTGCCCCTACGACTGCCGTTGGGACTAGAATATTCTGGTGGCGGGGCCTCTGGCTCTTGATTGTCGGCAGCTGCCGCATCATTGCCCTCTGCATCGGCCAAAGCAAATCGACTGGATCCCTCGCCAGCGTTTTCATGAGAAGGAATGTGGGTAAGCTGAGCGAGGGAAATGTCAGTTGGTGATCGAGAAGGACCTGGGCTGGGCGCCGGAGGAATCCTAACACTTGAGCCTGAGGCCGCGTAGTTTGCATTTTGATAAACACGCTGGGAGATTTGAGCCGCACTCTCACGTCCTGACTCGAGTAGAATGCTGCCTTGTTCGCTGCCATAGGGTGGAGGCGGGGCGAGACTGCCAGTCATGGGGGCCAAGCCCCATTTCTTGACATTGCCTTCGATGAACACGAATCCCATTTGACCAAAGTTCACGTGGATGGTGCAAGGCCCGTTAGCACCGATGGTGGGGAAGAGGTTTTGTGAGCGATAATTGTGAGCTACGTCTTCCAATTTCTTGCCGTTGCGTGTGAAGAAAACGGTGCCAGATCGAGGTCGGTAGCCTACACCAACAACATCGCCCTGAAGTAGTGGAGGTCCGTATGGGGTGGAATTAAATGGTTGGTTGAGTCTGCGATGTCCCGTGGATTGGTAGGCAACAGAGGTTTTGTGGAAGCCTAGCGGTTGTTAGCCGGGAATTCTTCAGTAGCAACAATTCGGTTGCAACACATACCGGGCATTCGGAAAAGGGGGTATGGCTTCGTGGTCACACCGATGCCGATCATGGTCGAGTCAGGCTTGTCGTATATCTTCGCCTCCCAGTAGTAGACATCATTCTGCTTAGGAATTGGCAGATTGGTTTGTACACTGCACTCAGAGTCAAAAAACTCAATCTCAGTTCGTCCTTCCACAAAGCAATTTGCAATTTCCAACTCTGGCTGGAATTCCCAGGCAGATACCCCTTTTTCTTGGATCGCGAGGAACTGCGATAGGGAGATGTCGGTTTGCACCGATTCGGGAGGATTTCCTTGGACAAAAGCTATCGACTATTAGTCAAACGATCAAAGCAAATCGCACAAAAAAATCAACTCCAATCTTACCTTTTGCTCGCAAATATTCCGATCGCGCTAAGTCATCCATTGACTCTAGAGCTGCCTCTTCCTCGCGCAAAAACGCTTGCTCGTCGTCGTATTCACCAGGCCTGCCAATGCGATCGAGCATAATCCGGCCCCGGCGTGTATatttaaaaaagaaaaagatcgCTAGAACAACAAATGCAACGGCAGCCGAACCAAACGCAGACAAGATCCCAATCAAGATACCTTTGCCGGTTGACCCGGGCGAGTTGCCACTGACCAGCATAGGTTCGGGACGGAACCCCATCGACAAAGAGGAAATAACATTTTGAATGCTCGCTTGTATTTGTTGCTGCGAAATTAATGGATTGGTTTGTATCGAGGTCGGTAATGGTAATGTTGAGGAGACAACGCCAATTGGTGACGTCGTCGGATTGCTCATCACCGTGCTCAGAGTCGAGGGCAGGCCTGCGAGCGCATCAAGGCTCGAAGCCTCAAGACCCTGCATCGTTCATATGTCAAGTGAGAGaacaaagaaagagaaaaaaaagtcgaGATGAGTCGGGAAATTTTGAGATGTGGTTAAAAGAGGAGGTGAGAGAGAAGAGTGGGCGCAGCGGATAAAATGGGCGGGTTATCTAAGACGTTTTCGGCCTGGACCTAGAGCCATGAACTCCGTACTAAAAAATGCAAGGcaatgtatgttgtagatgtagagtTGGTTCCTGGATCCTGGATCCTGGAAATTTTTTAAGAAAATCAGAGGTCTTTTTCGGTTTTCGCAAAGAACCAAATTCACTAGTCATTTCGTGCAAGCATAAGTAGCTATAATATAGCAGTGTCATACACCTGGGGCTGATACGGactatctatccctgcttAGGATAAGCCCTTCTCTCGTCTTCCCCTCCCTCTCCTAGCTCCTTACTCTAgatcctccccccccccccccccctctctgTGTTGAAGTTGCTTAACGCGAAGAATGCGTGCAACTAGAGGTGCCCAGGGGCCTGTGGCTCAGGACGTCATGATCAATCCCCTCGACTCCTATAATATCTGTGTGGTGACACCTACCTCCTGCGATAAGTACCCAGGTGATTACAATCCCCCCTAGATTAGATGTCGCACAGTCAGAATGCTTTTGTTTGCCCTGCTCTGCCCTTTCACATGCCTGTTTACTGCTCCATTGAACCTCGATCGGTGATCGCGTGAAACTCGAGCTGACCTGACCGCCCTCGCTAGCCAAGCACCATGCGCGCAACGTCGCCCGGAAGCTTGGAGCTTCAAGTGGCTTGATTTTCCTTTCCGGACAGCCGACAATTAGTCTGCGCGACTCCGATCAATCGCGTCCATTCCGTCAACGACGATACTTCTACTACCTGAGCGGAGTCGACGAGCCCGACTGCTCTCTGATGTATAATATTGAACAAGACCTGTTAACTCTCTATGTCCCGGATTTCGACCTCCACCGTGCCATTTGGATGGGTCCGACCCTTTCACGGGAAGATGCACAAGACCGATATGACGTGGACCATGTACGGTATCAAGCCTCGCTCAAATATGAGCTGCAGGTGTGGCTGGACGAGCGAAAGCAGGGCAGCGAGCTGTACCTCATTCATGACTCAGAGAAGCCCGAGCATCTACCAAAAGACCTGCCGTTGGATCTAGAACGGCTCGGGCCTGCTATGGACGCAGCCCGAGGCGTCAAGGACGAATATGAAATCCGGATGATCCGCCAGGCCAACAAAGTCTCGGGGCTTGCCCATCGGAGAATATTAGAGAACATTCAGACGATGTCCAACGAGGCGCAGATTGAGGGGTTATTTCTGAACGCCTGCATCTCGCACGGTGCACGGAACCAGGCATACCAAATTATCGCGGCATCGGGCCCCAATGCGGCTATCTTACACTACGACCGAAATAACGAATCTCTCGACAAGAAACCCCTTGTCTGTCTCGATGCCGGCGCCGAGTGGAATTGCTATGCAAGTGACGTGACGCGCACCTTCCCGCTTACCGGCGAGTGGCCCAGTGATTACGTGCGAGATATCTATAAGCTGGTAGAGCGCATGCAAGAGGAGTGCATCCAGTCAATCCGGAAAGGGGCACGTTATCTATCACTCCACGATTTAGCCCACGACATTGCCATTGAGGGACTCCTGGCTCTGGGTGTGTTCAAGAACGGTACAAATCTCGAGATCCGTCAATCTGGCGCATCTAAAGTCTTCTTCCCACATGGTCTGGGTCATCATGTCGGCCTTGAAGTCCACGATGTTTCGGAGCGGTCAATTATGGCTCTTGACCGGGGGTTCGATCACCCTCAATATCGCCCGATCTTAAACTCCACTTGTCTTGCGCCATGCACTCTTTCCGCGTCGCTACTGGAAGAGGGAATGGTTGTGACCGTGGAGCCAGGGCTCTATTTCTCTCCTTTGGCTCTTGCCAATGCGCGCCATCAGCCGTACGCTCGATACATTGATTTCGACGTTGCTGAAAAATATGTTCATATTGGTGGAGTGCGCATTGAAGATGATATCCTCGTGACTGCTACGGGGTACGAGAATCTCACCACTGCACCAAAGGGCGAGGAAATGCTTGCCATCATTAGAGGATCTGCATAGTGTAGAATTTATCGAGATCAATAGCGGCATGCGGGAGATACCATACATCCGTATCAGATTCTGCAACAGGGTTGCAGTCTAGACCCTTTCATGTTAGGCGGAGACACTTACGGATTACACATGTACATAGAATGTGACCCTAGGCCCTAGGAGTCATGAAAAAATGTTTCCACAGAGAGCCATGACCTACTCGAGTCTCACATAGAGAAAACCTCGACACTGCCACTTTCGGTAGACATAGCAGAGCCAGCTAAGACGGGTGGATTTATCCAGAAGCGCATCACAGCCGGGGATTTCAAATCGAGACCTCGGGAATCCTACCTTCATGTATGCAGGTAGGGTCGCTGTTGCGACTGCGATCTACTTTATGACTGCCTTAGGGTCGAACTAGATCAGATGTATATTATTTTTATTGAGTTTTCATTTGATTTTCGGCATTCGGTCTCTTGCTTTGTTATTGGCGATGGTACTAAACTGAGGGCGTTTAATGGCAAAACCGCTCTTTGACTAAGAAGGTTAACAGAGAAGTTTGGAGAGGTGTTGTTGCAGGAGTTATTGCTGAACCGACGAGTCATCGGAGAGACAGTTCCCAAAGCTTTACCATTTACAAAGGCTTAAATTTGATTGGACAAAGATTGTACGCTTTCGCAAGAATTGGAGTTGCAGGTTTGTACTTCTTGTTCAGGCGCTGATCGGAAGGAAGCTCTCACTGTGTCTTCACCAATATAGGTTCTAGATATATCGTTATTTCACAAAGGAGTCAGTTAACAAGGGTACATGAAGCAAACCAGTGATCGACTGGAATTGGCTTGCAActtcaaccctttttttAGAATTAGTAGTCATTCTCCTTTGTCGCGCCTTTAAAGATATCCTTGATTTACTGGGACTCCACCACGGGTTACGGGTCTTCCGAGTCTCGGCATTTCGCACCCGAGAGGGGCTTTGTCTGAGATTTAAATTCCCTTATACGCAGCGTTTATAATTATCCCCTTTTATGCGAGGATGTTGTACCAGTTATGATTGGTTCATACAGTGCAATTCAATGATTTTtaagtggggggggggggggggggggggaagaccATTTGAAGGATGGGCATGACGTAAGAACGACATTGCGACAGGTTAGTATTCTCCCCTGAAGGCTATAAGTTCACTAGGTGGATACGGTTGTCTTTGATTTGAAATGCAAAAGTCTTTTGTCTACTCCGTGTCTGGGAGAGATGAACAGCGAACAGTACAAAACATGAGCCACTCCGAAATTGTCAATAAAAGAAACGCTTGTAAAAAAACCCTCCGTAATCATTCCATCACTGCAACCAAGgctgaaaaacaaaaaaaaaagtgaaggAATCGTCTTGTTGCCTGCATCTATACACGTCCCCTCCAGGCCTTTGGCTTTGATTCGCCCTCCGTGTACATCCTCACAGGGGGTCGCGTAGATCAAGCCGTGATTTTGCGTAGATCGAGCTGTTTCAGTACTCGCTGGTGTTCCTTTTTCAAGGATTTGAATTCATCGTCCAACTGGTTGTGCCATGGGTATAGGACGAAGACTTGGAATGCCAACGCTGAAGAGGCGACTCCGAAATTGACGAGCGAGATTCCACGGGTGATCCACATGGCGGAGAAGACTGACTGATCTGGTCAGTAGTTGGGCAGAAAATGAGTAGATGGAAGACTCACGGTGAACTGCGGAAAGAGTGTGTTGTTGAGAGAGGGCAGGAAGCACCTAGGATGAGCTGTGAGATGTGAACGAGAGACGAAGGGGGGGCGTTGAAAGGAATATAAGTAAAAGGGGGCAAAATCGAAATTTCTCGTTCCTTAAATTTGACCAGCACCTTCCGCTATAAACACATTTCGATTTCGGCAGAAACCCCGATCAGTGCCCAAGTGGACCAACAAATTGATGCCAAATGTGGTTAGAATGGAACAAAATGGAGAGGAGTGGAGAAAAGATCGTTGCAGCAGAAAGTTTCACCGACCCATTTTCTTATCTATCGGAGATTGATCGTATCAGTCGGATCCGACGCGATAAGGAAGAGGTCGATTCAACTTTCTTGAACCCTTGGATCTTCCTGACAAGGAGTACTTATATCTGAATCATCAGAGAGTCCTACTAACGACTACCTTTCATAGGTCGGTCTCCCAGCCTTAAGACACCCAGGTTATAAAGACAAGTAAGGTAAACAATGGAATCCAACCACCAGCAGAGTATATCGCAGCAGTTGCTCAGTTGGGCAAGGAAGTAGAAATCCAATGCAGAATATTAGATCATTAACCAGGGGGGATGGGGGATGTATCTGAATTCTTGCTACCATTGATAGGCTACATACTACCTAGCGACTCTTGATGTGACAGGAAGTTGGAAACACATCTGGAGTGGCCGCTTTCGGCAGCCGAACTGCGGTCAACTTGCTACAAGAACCTAGCTGGGAGATGCAGGTCAAATAAACCAGTCACAATCAACTTTTAGAATGGGACTTGTAATTGCTCTCAACATGCAATCATACTCCAAAAATTAAGCTAGAAGCTATAGCTCCCGCTTATTGTGTGCGTTGTTTGATTGCATCAAAGATGAAAGCATCTGCCTATTGAAACCCTTGCTATCTTGTTTCTTCGGACTGAGATCCCCAGAAGGCATAGATATCATCGTCCATGAAGTCGCCGGGGATACCCACTGCGAAAGGATGTGGGAGTCTTATGACTGCGCGAATTGTACTCACCGGTGTGACCGGGGCTCCATTTGGAAGAAAGGAGCTAAACATTCCTCGAAAATGATGCGATTCAGTTAGTCGAGTGTAGCGAGCAACAGCCTCCAATTATTTGGCGACAGTTGTCAATTAATAGAGAGGAAGTAAAGTCGATCACATCAGGGAAAAAGCCTTGATTGTCGACGGAGGACTGAATGGTATCGCAACGAATGCAGAGTATAGTACCATTTTGCAATGCACAGCCATACAGCGACCTTGAAGATAATGGTGAGGTCAGGCTTTCGTCTTCTACCAAGCAATACTCGCTTGAGGTTCCCTTCATTTGTCCCAGAGATGGAGATTTCGGTCAATGTATCCACCCCGCATGGAAGGTGCGCGAAAATCGAAAACGACACTCCAGATTATCATCGTTCGGTAGCCGTAGGTCTTCGGAACTATGCgctttttttgaacaagatcTCAGTGCCGCGAGAGGTGTGCCACTTGATCCTGAAGGTGAAACACTTAACATGGACAAAAATCCACCAAATTCCCACCAAAGGGTCGTGAGTAGCTCAGGTTTTTCCGAAAAAAGTGACGATCTTCTGGATGTAGCAATCGTGCAACCAGATCCAAACTGCCTTACAAGTTATCAAGTGAAGGAAGCTGTGATGCATACTCGCATCGTTACCGGTCAATggtaaaaagaaa
The nucleotide sequence above comes from Penicillium digitatum chromosome 1, complete sequence. Encoded proteins:
- a CDS encoding SPla/RYanodine receptor SPRY, whose product is MQGLEASSLDALAGLPSTLSTVMSNPTTSPIGVVSSTLPLPTSIQTNPLISQQQIQASIQNVISSLSMGFRPEPMLVSGNSPGSTGKGILIGILSAFGSAAVAFVVLAIFFFFKYTRRGRIMLDRIGRPGEYDDEQAFLREEEAALESMDDLARSEYLRAKAFVQGNPPESVQTDISLSQFLAIQEKGVSAWEFQPELEIANCFVEGRTEIEFFDSECSVQTNLPIPKQNDVYYWEAKIYDKPDSTMIGIGVTTKPYPLFRMPGFHKTSVAYQSTGHRRLNQPFNSTPYGPPLLQGDVVGVGYRPRSGTVFFTRNGKKLEDVAHNYRSQNLFPTIGANGPCTIHVNFGQMGFVFIEGNVKKWGLAPMTGSLAPPPPYGSEQGSILLESGRESAAQISQRVYQNANYAASGSSLTHIPSHENAGEGSSRFALADAEGNDAAAADNQEPEAPPPEYSSPNGSRRGSDASECPPSFRASEDPNSSSNDSMDSDGQILPSYQTVAGRDLNEHNSEANNRS
- a CDS encoding Putative Mitochondrial phosphate carrier protein — translated: MGRCFLPSLNNTLFPQFTSVFSAMWITRGISLVNFGVASSALAFQVFVLYPWHNQLDDEFKSLKKEHQRVLKQLDLRKITA
- a CDS encoding Peptidase D, putative yields the protein MRATRGAQGPVAQDVMINPLDSYNICVVTPTSCDKYPAKHHARNVARKLGASSGLIFLSGQPTISLRDSDQSRPFRQRRYFYYLSGVDEPDCSLMYNIEQDLLTLYVPDFDLHRAIWMGPTLSREDAQDRYDVDHVRYQASLKYELQVWLDERKQGSELYLIHDSEKPEHLPKDLPLDLERLGPAMDAARGVKDEYEIRMIRQANKVSGLAHRRILENIQTMSNEAQIEGLFLNACISHGARNQAYQIIAASGPNAAILHYDRNNESLDKKPLVCLDAGAEWNCYASDVTRTFPLTGEWPSDYVRDIYKLVERMQEECIQSIRKGARYLSLHDLAHDIAIEGLLALGVFKNGTNLEIRQSGASKVFFPHGLGHHVGLEVHDVSERSIMALDRGFDHPQYRPILNSTCLAPCTLSASLLEEGMVVTVEPGLYFSPLALANARHQPYARYIDFDVAEKYVHIGGVRIEDDILVTATGYENLTTAPKGEEMLAIIRGSA